From one Synechocystis sp. PCC 6803 substr. PCC-P genomic stretch:
- a CDS encoding ABC transporter ATP-binding protein → MLCLNDVCYHPPAALHPILKDINLELAPQQLGLIIGPSGSGKTTLLEILSGLAEPTSGHIRWQTQELTPLHLQQLCGLVFQFPERHFCGGTLLEELRLGHPELPRSRIAETLQEVGLGHCPWNLSPQALSGGQQRRLSLAVQLIRQPNILLLDEPTAGLDWSMRQQLANLLIKLKDHWGLLVVTHDPGELTAIADQCWRLERGSLTPQNP, encoded by the coding sequence ATGCTGTGTTTAAACGACGTTTGCTACCATCCGCCCGCCGCATTGCATCCCATTCTAAAAGATATCAATTTAGAATTAGCTCCCCAACAACTCGGTTTGATAATTGGCCCTAGTGGCTCTGGTAAAACCACTCTGTTAGAAATCCTTTCCGGCCTGGCAGAACCGACCAGCGGTCATATCCGTTGGCAAACCCAGGAGTTAACTCCTCTCCACCTCCAGCAGCTCTGTGGTTTAGTGTTCCAGTTCCCAGAGCGTCATTTCTGCGGTGGCACCCTGCTAGAGGAATTGCGTTTGGGACATCCGGAGCTTCCCCGCAGCCGCATTGCAGAGACCCTACAAGAGGTTGGTCTGGGTCATTGCCCTTGGAATCTTTCACCCCAAGCCCTCAGTGGTGGCCAACAAAGACGGTTGTCCTTAGCCGTGCAATTAATTCGCCAACCCAATATTCTTCTCCTCGATGAACCTACCGCAGGCCTAGATTGGTCGATGCGTCAACAATTAGCCAATCTACTAATCAAATTAAAAGACCATTGGGGACTTCTTGTTGTGACCCATGATCCAGGAGAACTAACGGCGATCGCCGACCAATGTTGGCGTTTAGAAAGAGGCAGCTTAACTCCCCAAAACCCCTGA
- the rpsU gene encoding 30S ribosomal protein S21 produces MTQVVVGQNEPIESALRRFKRQVAKAGIYTDFKKHQFFETPQEKHKRKEATRRRQRSRRR; encoded by the coding sequence ATGACTCAAGTTGTTGTAGGTCAAAACGAACCAATTGAATCCGCGCTACGCCGCTTTAAGCGTCAGGTCGCTAAGGCTGGCATCTATACAGATTTCAAAAAGCATCAATTTTTTGAAACGCCGCAAGAAAAGCATAAACGCAAGGAAGCAACCCGCAGAAGACAGCGTTCCCGTCGTCGTTAG